GAAAAAAGGCCTTCTGTTCAAGTTGGTGACCCATTTATGGAAAAACTGCTTTTAGAGGCTTGTTTAGAACTTTTTGAAACAGATGCCGTAGTTGCTATACAGGATATGGGAGCGGCAGGTCTTACCTCTTCTTCTTGCGAGATGGCTTCCCGCGGTGGAGTTGGAATGGAGATTGACCTTGATAAAGTGCCTTTGAGAGAAGAGGGAATGACACCTTATGAAATAATGCTTTCTGAATCTCAGGAGAGGATGTTGGTTGTAGTAGAGAAAGGCAAAGAAGAAGAGGTACAAAAGGTGTTTAAAAAATGGGGGCTGAATGCTGCCACAATAGGAAAAATCACTGATGATGGAATGATAAGAGTGATTAAAGATGGAAAAATAGTTGCAGAAGTTCCAGCCAAGTCTTTGACAGAAGATGCCCCACAATATATTAGAGAAGAAGAAGTGCCTAAATGGCAAGAAGAGGCCAAGAAATTGGATATAAATGAAATAAAACCTCCAGAGGATATGAATAAAGCTCTAAAAGATGTAATTTCTTCTTTAAATATTGCAAATAAAGAATGGATATACAGTCAATATGATTACATGGTGAGGACAGACACAGTAATAACTCCGGGAATGGATGCGGCTGTTGTGAGGATAAAAGGTACAAGAAAAGCTGTTGCATTGACAACGGATTGCAATGGTAGGTATTGTTATTTAGATCCCTATATAGGTTCTCAAATTGCTGTAGCGGAGGCAGCTCGAAATCTTTGTATGGTTGGTGCTAAGCCTATAGGGGTTACGGATTGTTTGAATTTTGGCAATCCAGAAAAGAAAGAAATATATTGGCAGTTAAAAAATTCTATATTTGGAATAGCTAAAGCCTGCAAAACTTTTCAAATACCTGTGGTAAGCGGAAATGTCAGTCTTTACAATGAAAATGAGGGAGAGGCCATTTATCCTACTCCTGTGATAGGAATGGCAGGCCTTATAGAGGATGTATCAAAAATTTGTACAATGGACTTTAAAAAAGAAAGAGATGTAATTATAATTTTAGGTGAGAATAAAGGAGAGATTGGAGGAAGCGAGTATCTAAAAGTTTGCTTTGGAATAGTAAAAGGGGAACCACCTCAAATAGACTTGGAAGAAGAAAAAAGATTGCAAGAATTGGTGCTAAAACTTATTGATGAAGGCTTAATTAAGTCGTCTCATGACATATCAGAGGGCGGTTTTGCAGCTGCCTTGGTTGAAAGTGCAATTGCAGGCAAAAAAGGTGCAAAAATTTCGCTACAAACTTCTCTCAGCGAGGATACAGAATTGTTTTCTGAATCTCAATCGAGAGCATTAATTACTGTAAGTCCTGAAAAAGTAGATGAAGTGTTAAAAATAGCTTATGAATACCAAGTTCCAGCGCAAAAAGTAGGAGTTGTAGAGGGTAAAGATATTGTAGTTGATGTAAATGGTAAAAGAATAATAGACCTTCCTTTAGAAGTCTTGGAGGAAAGCTGGAGAGGGAGAATAAAATGGGAAATGGAGAGAAATTAAAAGAGGAATGTGGTGTCTTTGGTGCCTTTAGTTTGTCCACTTCAGTTACTTCTTATATCTATTATGGCTTACAAGCCTTGCAGCACAGAGGGCAGGAAAGTTCAGGTATAGCTATTTATGATGGCGAAAAAATAAATTGTATTAAGGGGTTGGGACTTGTCAGCGAGGTCTTTAATAAGGAGAATTTAAAGACATTAGAGGGGAAAATGGGGATAGGTCATGTAAGGTATTCTACTACAGGCAGCAATAGCGTTATAAATGCTCAACCCCTCGTTGCTAATTTTAAAAACAAATATATGGCTCTTGCCCATAATGGCAATTTGATAAACGCCGAAGAGTTAAGATGCCTATTGGAGGAGGACGGTAGAATATTTCAAACTACAACTGATAGCGAAATAATCCTTCATTTAATTGCAAAGAATTTCCAAAATGGCTTAGTAGAAGCCCTCAAGGAAACAATAAAGCAAATAAAAGGTTCATACGCTTTGGTGATATTAATAGACAATAAATTAATAGGTATAAGAGATGTAAACAGTATAAGGCCTCTTTGCATAGGTAAAAAAGATGATACTTATTTCTTGTCTTCTGAATCTTGCGCCTTTGACGTAATAGGAGCAGAGTTAATACGAGATGTAGAAGCAGGTGAAATAGTTATAATTGATGAAAAAGGTATAGATTCTGTTAAGTTAGAAGTAGAAGAAAAAAAGAAGCCTTGTGTTTTTGAATACATCTATTTTGCTAGACCTGACAGCGTCATCGATGGAAAAAGTGTTTATTTTACACGATTGGAGATGGGGAAAAGATTAGCTGAAGAAGCACCTGTAGATGCAGACTTGGTAGTACCAGTTCCAGATTCAGGTATTGCTGCTGCAAGAGGCTATTCTCTCAAAACAGGAATACCAATGGGGGAAGGACTTATAAAAAATAAATACATTGGAAGGACTTTTATTGCTCCCGACCAAAGGGATAGAGAGACAGGTGTGAGGATAAAGCTAAATGTCTTAAAAGAATTGGTTCAAGGCAAAAGGATAGTTTTAATAGATGATTCAATTGTTAGAGGCACAACTATGAAAAGATTAGTGAGTCTGCTAAAAAATGGCGGAGCAAAAAAGGTTCATGTGAGGATAAGTTCACCTCCTGTTAAATATTCCTGCTACTTTGGAATTGATACTCCGACAAAAAAAGAATTGATAGGAGCAAGGATGTCAGTTGAAGAGATGTGCAAATTAATAGGAGCTGACAGTCTACAGTTTTTAAGTATTGAAGGGCTTATAAAAAGTGTAGGACTTAAATCTATTTGCACAGGTTGCTTTGATGGCAATTATCCTATGTATGTTCCAAAAGAAGGAAGCAAGTATCTTTTTGAGAAAAAATAAAGAGTAGGTGTATGATTATGAATTATAAGGATGCTGGGGTAAATATAGATGAAGGCAATAAACTGGTGGAAATGATAAAGCCAATAGCTAAGCAAACCTTAAATGAATATGTTTTAGAAGGGATAGGAGGTTTTGCTGGTCTTGTTGAGATAAAAAATTATAAAAATCCTGTGCTTGTGTCAAGCACTGATGGAGTTGGGACAAAACTTAAAATAGCTTTTATGATGGACAAACACGATACTGTAGGAATAGACCTTGTAGCTATGTGTGTAAATGACATTATTGTAACTGGTGCTAAGCCTTTGTTTTTTCTTGACTATTTTGCTACTGGAAAGTTGAAAAGTGAGACTGCAGCAGAGGTAATCAAAGGAATAGCAGAGGGTTGTAAAATAGCCGGTTGTGCTTTGATAGGAGGAGAAACAGCAGAACTTCCAGGTTTTTATAAAGAAGGAGAGTACGATTTAGCAGGTTTTTGCGTAGGAATTGCAGAAAAAGAAAAGCTGATTGATATAAAATCAATAAAAGAAGGAGATGCCATAATTGGGCTTGCCTCTTCTGGAATTCACAGCAATGGCTATTCTTTAGTGAGGAAAGTGTTTTTTGAGAAAAACAATTTTTCAGTAAAAGACTTTATACCAGAACTTGGGACGAATTTAGGGGATGCACTCCTTACCCCTACAAAAATATATGTCAAGTCAATAGAGGCTTTAAAAGGGTTAAAAATTAAAGGGATGGCGCATATTACCGGAGGAGGTTTTATTGACAATATTCCAAGAATACTAAGAAAAAGTATAGCTGCAAAAATAAATAAAGGAAGTTGGGAAATTCCAATCATTTTTTAACTTGATTCAAAGATTGGGAGATATTGAAGAAAGAGAAATGTATCGCACTTTTAATATGGGGATTGGCATTGTAGTTATAGTAGATCCATCTGATGTAGATAAGGCTTTAGAAAAATTAAGTGGCATGGGTGAAAAAGCTTATGTAATAGGGGAGATAGTAGAAAAAGAAGGCGGTGTAATTTTATGAACCTTGTGGTGATGGCATCAGGTAATGGGACTGATTTGCAGTCAATAATTGATGCCATTGAAGAAGGATATATAAATGCCAGGATAGTTGCCGTCATTAGCGACAAAAAAGGAGCTTATGCTCTTGAAAGGGCAAAAAAACACGGAATTGCTACTTACTGCCTTCCCAAAAAAGAATTGAAAGAAAATTTTCAAAGAGAGTTATTAAAACTTCTTGAAAAATTGAATCCTGATGGAATAATTCTTGCAGGTTTTTTGACAATTCTCAGTGAAGAAATTGTAGAAACATTTGAAAACAAGATAATAAATATACATCCCTCTCTTATTCCTGCTTTTTGTGGCAAAGGATTTTATGGAATGAAGGTACATCAGGCGGTTTATGAATACGGAGTAAAATACACCGGCTGTACTGTTCACTTTGTAGACAGTGGTGCTGATACAGGACCTATTATTCTTCAAGAAGTTGTGAAAATTGATGAAGAGGATACGCCAGAGGCCATTGCTAAAAAAGTGCTGGAAGTAGAACACAAAGTTTTACCTTATGCAGTTAAGCTTTTTACAGAAGGAAAGTTAAAAGTCGAAGGTAGAAAAGTGAAGATATTAAAGTTTTAAAAGGGATTACAAAACTGTAAAAAGGAGGCAATTTTATGGCCAAAAAAGCGTTAATAAGTGTTTCAAAAAAGGAAGGCATAGTTGAATTTGCTAAGAAGCTAAATGAATTAGGATATGAAGTGATATCGACAGGTGGGACTTATAATCTTCTTAAAGAAAATGGAGTAAATGTAATAAAAGTGTCAGACATAACAGGTTTCCCTGAAATTATGGACGGGAGAGTAAAGACGCTTCACCCTAAAATTCATGGAGGGCTTCTTGCAATAAGAGACAATGAAGAGCACATTAAAGCTTTAAAAGAACATGGCATTGAACCAATAGATATAGTTGTCATAAATTTATATCCCTTTAAAGAGACAATCCTCAAAGAAAATGTGACTTTAGAAGAAGCGATAGAAAATATAGACATTGGCGGTCCTTCAATGATAAGGGCTGCAGCTAAAAACTACAAATATGTGACTATTCTTGTAGATCCAAAGGATTATGATATAGTCATTGAAGAAATAAAACAATATGGCAATACAAAAGAAGAGACGAGATTTTATCTGGCAGCAAAAGCTTTTGGACATACAGCCCTTTACGATTCTTTGATATACAACTATTTGATACAAAAAAATAACATAGAGTTTCCCGAAGTTGTGGCCTTTGCCTATGAAAAAGCTCAAGACATGAGATATGGTGAAAATCCTCATCAAAAAGCAGCTTTTTACAAAAATCCTATAAAAGCCCATGGAATTGCAGAATGTGAGCAGTTGCACGGTAAAGAGCTCTCTTTTAACAATATAAACGATGCAAATGCCGCAATAGAACTTTTAAGAGAGTTTAAAGAACCTGCAGCAGTTGCCGTAAAGCACACAAATCCTTGTGGAGTAGCTATTGCAGATAATATATACAATGCTTACTTAAAAGCTTATGAGAGTGACCCTGTTTCTATTTTTGGGGGAATTGTAGCATTAAATAGAACTGTAGATGTTAAAACAGCTGAAGAACTTATAAAAATATTCTTAGAAATAGTAATTGCTCCAGACTTTGAAGAAGAGGCCTTAGAGATTTTAAAGAAAAAGAAAAACTTAAGGATATTGAGGTTAAAAGAAGGATATGAAAAAGAATATGATTTAAAGAAAGTAGAAGGCGGACTTTTAGTACAAGAAAAAGATGAAATAGATTTAGATGAAAATAATTTGAAAGTAGTTACTAAAAAAGCACCTACTCAAAAAGAGATAGAAGATTTAAGGTTTGCCTGGAAGGTAGTAAAGCACGTAAAATCCAATGCGATTGTTTTAGCAAAAGATAGAGCTACAGTAGGTATTGGCGTGGGACAAGTCAACAGGATATGGCCGACAGAACAAGCAATCAAACAAGCAGGCGAAAAAGCAAAGGGAAGTGTCCTTGCATCAGATGCCTTTTTCCCATTTTCAGATGTTGTGGAGGTAGCTTCAAAGGCTGGTATAACTGCCATAATCCAACCAGGCGGCTCACAAAACGATGCTTTATCAATTGAAGCTGCAGACAAGGGCGGTATATCAATGATATTCACTGGCATAAGGCACTTTAAGCATTGAGGAGGAATTTGTATGAAGGTTTTAGTCATAGGGGGAGGAGGAAGAGAACATGCAATTGTTCACAAACTTTCACAAAGTTCTAAAGTGGATAAAATCTACTGTGCTCCCGGAAATGCTGGCATAGGTCTTTTAGCAGAATGTGTTGACATAAAAGTTGGAGATATTGAAAAGCTTAAAGAATTTGCCATAAAAAATTACATTGATTTAACAGTTGTAGGACCAGAGATGCCATTAGTACAAGGTATTGTAGATGAATTTGAGAAAGCAGGGCTTAGAATCTTTGGGCCTAATAAAAGTGCTGCAGCTGTTGAGGGAAGCAAATATTTTACTAAACAGCTTCTTTCTAAATACAATATTCCTACTGGAAGGTTTAAAGCCTTTGACAAATATCAGGAGGCTTTGAAGTTTTTAAAAGAGACATGGTATCCTGTTGTGATGAAAGCAGATGGACTGGCGCAGGGTAAAGGAGTGCTTATTGTAAAAGATTTTATAGAGGCAAAAGAAGCTCTTGATTTAATGATGAAAAAAAGGATTTTTGGTACATCAGGAGATATCGTAATAATAGAAGAGATGCTTTTTGGAAAAGAAGCGTCAGTATTCGCATTTACAGATGGAGAAAATATTTTACCTATGGTTTCTGCTATGGATTACAAAAAGGTCTATGAAGGAGACAAAGGTCCTAACACTGGAGGTATGGGAAGCATTGCACCAAATCCTTATCTTGAGGAAGAAACTTTAAAAGAAGTAATGGAAAGTGTTTTAAAACCAATGGTAAAGGCACTTCAAAAAGAAGGTATTGTATATAAAGGAGTGTTATACGCAGGTTTAATGCTTACAAACGAGGGACCTAAGGTTTTAGAATTTAATGCAAGATTTGGAGACCCTGAAACACAAGTTGTACTGCCCCTTTTAAAAACAGACCTTATTGATATAATGGAAGCTACCATAGAAGGAAAACTTGATAAAATACAACTTGAATGGGAGGACAAAAAGGCTGTATGTGCTGTTGCGGTATCAAACGGTTACCCAGGGGAATATCAGACTGGTTTTGAGATAACAGGGTTAGAAAAAGTAAAAGAAGCATTTGTATATCATGCAGGGACGGCATTAAAAGATGGTAAAATTACCACGTCAGGTGGAAGAGTGCTTGCTGTTACCTCAATAGGGGATTCATATGAAGAAGCGAGAGAAAAAGTTTATAGAGAAATTGAAAAAATAAGCTTTGAAGGGATGTACTATAGAAAAGATATTGCTTTGGTAAGCCAGGTGTAAACCTGGCGTTTTTAATCAGTTTAAAGTTATGGTATAATATCTACTAACATATGCCTTGATTTTTTAAAAATGGGGGAGAAATTATGCCCAAAGACCATGTAAAACTTTTTGATATTATATCTCCAATTTATGGATGGTTTTTTAATTCTCAGGTGGAATACTATAAAAAAGTATTAGTTATTTTAAAAGAGCATATTGATTTAGGAAATCATATAAAATTTTTAGATGTAGGGTGTGGTACAGGTGCATTGTGTTATGTATTAAGAGAGGCTGGCTTTGAGGTTTCTGGGGTGGAAGTTTCTGCAGGTATGTTAGCACAAGCGATGAAAAGGTTGAAAAACACGGATATTAAGGCATATAAGATAAATCCAGGTGAAGGGTTTCCTTTCGAAGATAATTTTTTTGATGTGGTTACAGCTTCTTATGTGGCTCATGGTATTAAAAAGAAGGAGCGGGAAATATTATATAAAGAGATGTCAAGGGTCGCAAAGCATTATGTAATTCTTCATGACTACAATCAGAACAGAGACTTTTTTACTTCATTTGTGGAATGGTTGGAAGGTGGAGATTATTTTAATTTTGTAAAAGAAGTTAAAAAAGAACTAAAAGAAAACTTTAAAGAAGTAAAAATGGTAGATGTCAGTTCAAAAGCTTCTTTATACATCTTACAACCTAATAAATAAATTATGATATAATAATTACCATGGTGTGAATAATTAATTGGCTTAAATTTTTATTAGGGTGTGATGAAATGGACTCAAGACCAATAGGTATTTTTGACTCTGGAGTAGGAGGACTTACAGTACTAAAAAGACTTGTTGAGGCTTTACCAGGGGAAAACTATATTTACTTTGGTGATACAAAAAGAGTTCCCTATGGCGATAGAAGTGAAGAAGAGATAAAAAAATTTGCAAAACAGATTTTAAATTTTATGAGAGAGCAAAAAGTAAAAGCTGTAGTAATAGCTTGTAATACTACTTGTGCAGTTATAGATAAAAGCGAATATGATATGGTTCTTTTTGATGTTTTAAAAGCAGGGGCAGAGAGCGCTGTCCTGTATACTATAAACAAAAAAATAGGTGTTATTGCAACTACAAGAACTGTTGAAAGCAAAAGCTATGAAAAAAATATAAAAATTATTGATAAAAATATTGAAGTTTACCAAAAGGCATGTCCTGAGTTTGTCCCACTTATTGAAAAAGGGCTATACAATTCGCCAATAGCCTATGAAACTGCTAGCAAGTGTTTAAAAGAATTGAAAGAAAAAGAGATAGATACTCTTGTTTTAGGTTGTACCCATTATCCTTTAATGGTAGAAGTTATAGAAAAAATAATGGGAGAAAATGTAAAAATAGTAGACCCTGCAATTAAACTAGCTTATGATGTGAAAGATTATTTATTAAAGAAAGATTTATTTAATCCTCAAATTATTGGCAAGACAAAATTTTTTGTAAGTGGAGATAAAGATAATTTTATCAAAACGGCAGAAATGCTATTAGGCGAGAAAATTGAGAATGTTTTGCATGTAGACATAGAAAAATATTAAAAACAGGTGGGATTTAGTATGGATATTCTCAAAGAAGCTGAAAAAGTAGAAAAAGAAGTAATAGAATTAAGGCGAAAAATACACATGTACCCTGAATTAGGTTTTGAAGAAACAAAAACTTCCGAAGTTGTTTATGATTATTTAAAAAATTTAGGGATTGAAGTAAAGAGAATTGCTAAAACTGGCGTTGTGGGTACCCTTAAAGGCAATGGAAGCAAGACGATAGCTATAAGAGCAGATATGGACGCTCTCCCAATTCAAGAAGAAAATGATGTAGAATATGCATCGCAGATTCCAGGAAGAATGCATGCTTGTGGGCATGATGTTCATACAGCTATACTTCTTGGTACTGCTAAACTTTTGGCAAATATGAGAGATAAGTTAAAGGGAAATGTTAAGTTTATATTTCAACCAGCGGAAGAAACAACGGGGGGAGCTCTTCCGATGATTGAAGAAGGAGTTTTAGAAAATCCTAAAGTTGATGCTATAATAGGACTACATGTAGACCCAGAACTTCAAGTGGGGCAAATAGGGATAACCTATGGAAAAGCTTATGCTTCTTCTGACATGATTGATATAATTGTAAAAGGAAAAAGTAGTCACGGGGCTGAGCCTCACAAATCGGTGGATGCCATAGTGATTGCTGCTAATATTGTAAATATACTCCAAACAGTCGTTAGTAGAAAAGCTAATCCATTGAGTCCTATAGTGCTAACTATTGGCACTATTGAAGGAGGATACGCACGAAATATAATAGCGGACAAAGTGAGGATGTCTGGAATTATAAGAATGATGGAAGAAGAAAAAAGAGATGAGATTGTTGAGATGGTGGAGAAGATTTGCGATAACACAGCAAAAGTTATAGGAGGAGAAGTAGAATTTAGAAGAACAAAAGGTTATCCTTGCCTTGTAAATCACAAAGGTATGACAGACCTCATAAAAGAAACTGCTTTTCCTTTGCTAGGGGAAGGCAATGTGATAGAAGTGGCACCAACAATGGGAGTAGAAGATTTCGCTTATTTCTTGCAAAAAGTTCCTGGCAGTTTTTATAAATTAGGGTGTGGCAATAAAGAAAAAGGAATAGATAAACCTATACATAACAACCAATTTAATATTGATGAGGAGTGTATTAAAATTGGCCTTGCTGTACACGTCTCTACAGTTTTAAAATATTTAAACTCAAATGGTTAAAAAATTATTTGAAAGGTTAAAAAATATTTGAAAAAAATTAGTTTTGTCACTTTGGAACATCGGAGCGACGATGCAAAATATCTCCTTTGAATATTTTTTTACTTTGTCAACAAACTGGATTTATTTATAAATATTCTTTTAAAACTTACGAAAAAAGTTTACTGCAGTTTTATTTATTTGAAGGGATTAATAATTTTACAAAACTGCAGGAAAAATTTCATATAAAAAAATATTTAAATCAAATCTTGACATTTTTCATCAAATGATGCATAATATTTGTCGGAAGAGAGGTAATGTAAGTTTATCACCTCTGCCAATAGGTGAGAGGAAGCCTTAGGAATGTGTAAATCTTAACCCCCCTCAATTTTATGTACTTAAAAATTTCTCCCCCTAATCCCCCTTTACTGCCGGCATACTGCCGGTTTTTTTCATATATAAAAAGCACTGCGAATAAACTATTGTGAGGTGTTGTTTATGCACAATAGGTCTTTTATTCGCGGTGCTTTTATATTAACTATTGCCAATATTATAGACAGAGGCATTGGATTTATCTTTAGAATAATTTTATCAAATATGTTAGGCCCGGAAGGTACGGGTATTTATCAATTAGTTCTTCCTATATATTTTGCTTCAATAACTTTTTTAACCTCTGGTACGATGGCTGTCACTTCTCGCTTTATTTCAGAAGAAAGAGCAAAAGGAAACAAAAAAAATATGTTTAAAATTTTAAAAATTACTTTTTTGATAGTATTAATGTTTGCTTTTACTATTGCTTTGTTGCTATTTTTTAATGCTAGGTACGTAGCTTTAAAGTTACTTCACGAACCAAGAGCACTTTTATCAATTCTCATTTTTGCACCGGTACTTATCATTGTTGCTTCTTCATCAGTGTTTAAGGGATTTTTTCAAGGAGTTATAAATATGATACCTGCTTCAGTTTCAGAAATTGTTGAACAAATAGTACGTGTATCAATAACTTTATATTTAATACAACTTTTCACAGGAGCGAAACTTGAATATTTAGTAGCGATAGCTATATTTGGCATATCTGTAGGTGAAATTGTCAGTTTTCTTATGTACATACTTTTTTACAAAAGAGAAGTAAAAATTATAAACAAAGAAATGACTTATGATGGAAAGGAATGGGATACTTTTTCTATAACAAAAACGTTAGTTATTACTTCCATACCTATAACTTTTTCAAAATTAATTGTAAATGTGTTGGATTTAGCGGAATCTTTAATAATTCCTTCAAGACTTGTTGTCTCAGGTCTCACTCACAGTGAAGCGATGTCTGAATTTGGCAAAATGTTGGGTATGGCAGTACCTCTTGCTTACATGCCAGCAGTTATAACTTCGAGTCTTTCCACTACTGTACTTCCTGCAGTTTCTGAAGCAGCTGCTCTAAAAAAGTGGGATACAGTAAGACTTAGGATTAACCAAGCAATTGGCTATACTACTTTAATTGCTTTTCCTGCTATAATTTTATTTTTAGCTCTTCCTGAGCAAATTTCTCAGCTTTTGTATCCTTCTTCCCCAGGAGTAGGGGCTTTTGTGAGAGTGATTTCCATGGGAAGTATATTCGCATTTTTAGAAGCGGTGGTGGCTAGCATTCTCCATGGATTAGGAAAGCAAAATGTGGTTTTAAAAAATTCTATTATATGGTTGGGAGTCTGTATTATAGGTATGTATTACTTAACCGCCATGCCACAACTTAGACTTTTTGGATATATATACAGCTTTATATTTGCCGATGCTCTTATTTTAATGCTAAATATGTTTGAGCTCATAAAAATGACAGGATTAAGAATAGACTATTTAAATTGGCTTATAAAACCGATAACAGCATCAACAATTATGGGAATAATTGTTATAATTATCCACAGTAA
This genomic window from Thermoanaerobacter uzonensis DSM 18761 contains:
- the spoVB gene encoding stage V sporulation protein B yields the protein MHNRSFIRGAFILTIANIIDRGIGFIFRIILSNMLGPEGTGIYQLVLPIYFASITFLTSGTMAVTSRFISEERAKGNKKNMFKILKITFLIVLMFAFTIALLLFFNARYVALKLLHEPRALLSILIFAPVLIIVASSSVFKGFFQGVINMIPASVSEIVEQIVRVSITLYLIQLFTGAKLEYLVAIAIFGISVGEIVSFLMYILFYKREVKIINKEMTYDGKEWDTFSITKTLVITSIPITFSKLIVNVLDLAESLIIPSRLVVSGLTHSEAMSEFGKMLGMAVPLAYMPAVITSSLSTTVLPAVSEAAALKKWDTVRLRINQAIGYTTLIAFPAIILFLALPEQISQLLYPSSPGVGAFVRVISMGSIFAFLEAVVASILHGLGKQNVVLKNSIIWLGVCIIGMYYLTAMPQLRLFGYIYSFIFADALILMLNMFELIKMTGLRIDYLNWLIKPITASTIMGIIVIIIHSKLLTINVNMWINIFLSIFTGILAYLLLCFALKLPYIEDLRKIILLKN